GTGGCGTTTCTAGTTTATAACCTTCAGCTGTTAACAGttcaaaagaaaaatggagGACTGAGTCACACACTTCCACACCAGTATGAGTACTGCCATTTGTGTGCCATGATTTCACCTTGCTTTGTTGATGATTTACTCTGTTACTCTTACTCCTTTGAAGACTCTCTTCTCTTTCTGTGACTGTTTTCAGTAGTGTGGAAAAATTTACTCCAGTGTACAAACTTATTTGTAAGCTCTGTAACAGCCCTATCTGTGTTACAGATAGTAACATTCTCTGTGTGTTTCACAGATTGCGTGGAAGGACCTGAGTCTTTCTAGTTTAAGCCCATTAGGAGAGTTATTAAGGCACAAGAACAGCTCTTTGACTGTCTCATGTTTTCTTGTGTGCTGTACGAATATGTATGGTGGAATAACTGTTTGGGAGGGTGATAACCACTTGTTTCCTGTTGTTCATGAGCTCTGTAAACGCTGTGTCTGAAACCACAGATCTTcaaattttgtatattttttttatgcgGCCAATGCAATGCTGATAATGTCCAGTATGGTGTTGTGAATCAGATATGAAGGGCTCTATTGGTCAGTGAGACGTGTGTCTGTTCTTGTCTTAGGACATGCATTAAGATCACCCGTGGCATACAGAGGAAgaaaaacgtggttttcagtttttaaatatttgagttAAAGCTGTATACTTCTATTTCAGCACACTGCAAAAATTGGGTTGTAGTCGTATGCTATAAAAAAAACTGGATACTCCGAACGGTTCCTTCTATAGTGGTATTTGTTTGCTCAAAGTGAAACTGTTCATCCCTAGGGGGAAATATCTGAGTGCCCAAAGGTTAGATGAGACCAGCAGCAAGGTTACATCACTacacattacatttatttacagtaaacagTTCTGAGAAGCAAACAGTTCTGAGAAGAGCTGCCAGACATATTCCTGGgttaagggaatgtcctacactgacaggctgaaggacctGATCCTTTTTAACCTTGAACCAATCTTGAACCAAAACGACTATTAAGTTCTAGACCCAGAGTTTCCAGCCTTCCCTAATCAATTCTATACGAGAGTAATTTTACTGTGATCAGATGAGcagatttattaaattaatttaacattcTGAAGCCTTCAAAGACCAGAGCTGTCCGTTTAAAACAAGTTGCTTAACTGAACAACACTTACAGGTCTAACTGGGCAAATGGGTAACTTGTAAAAGTGGGGCTCTCCAGCACCCAGGGTGGAGACCCCTGTTCTAGACGTGAAAAAAGCGCCAAAAACTTACACCATTGAATCGTTGTGTCAATTCATGACCGAATGAATTTGGTCATGGTCGATAAAGTCATCCCAATAGAAACACACAGAAATCATTGTCCCACAGAGCAGCCTGAATTATcactgaggtacagtatatcattagtATCCTCATGGTAGCTTGGGAGAGCTCAGCGGGGTGTTAAAACCAAAAGATAAACAGCAAAAACTAGATAAACACAGCAAAAACTAGATAAAACCACAGGCGACCCCTTAAGCATGAGAACATGCACATGTTGTAATTGATGTAGAATACATACACAGATCACTTCCTACCTATAATCGAACGGGAGCCCTGAGATTATTATGTGGTTTGCAGCAGTCCTCAGCCGTGTCTGCAATCGGTAAGACAttggttcccaatcctggtccgGGTGcctcacacacctgctggtttttgttccagccgaGCCCTCAGTTCCACAGTCAAACCCTTCGTTGACTTGATCATGATAAGATTAACTTGTTCCCAGCTCTTAAACAAGCCGGAGCTTGAACTGTTGTATTTTGTACagcaagtgaaataaaatcccaaagttgcgactagaaacaaaatgcaaatattcaacAGAAGCAACTTCTTGGATCAAGTAAGGCCTCAGTTATCTAATGAATATCTGATGAAGGTGGGATGGAATAAAACCCAccaggtgtgtgggtcaccaggaacaggattgggaaccactgCCATAAGAAGACACCTGTGTTGGGGCTTGTCACAGTTGTGTACGTTCGGCAGGATGCCATGCTCATAGATTGAGAGACAAGGTTCCCATGAGAGAGACGTGACATTTCCTCTGAGCTTACCAGCAGGCTTCCTCCTGGTCAGTTGCGTGACGTGAGTCGAGCGCTGGTCCCCAGCCACTTCCTCCCCAAGCCCTCCTTCAAGAGAGACGTTTCTTGTCAGAACGCCTTCAAATGCACCTTGAAGGTCTGAGCGCCAGCAAGTGCCCCTGCTCAGACAGAGCTTCTGAAAGCTCCCCTTTCAGCATCTAGCCGCAGGGGTCATGATACTGGCCATAGTGCTGGTTCTGGTTCTGCACGGCTCAGGTAAGCTGACAGCACTTGTTTTTGTTCATAAGAATTTAATCTTCGAAGGCTCCAGCTAAATCCTGGACACCCGCCGTGTTGAACTAGACAACAGGGTGACACATATCATTACCAAGAGACTTGCTTTTCTTACAAAGGCCAAAGCACTACAATGCACTtttaaattgactttttatatgcATTTGCTTTTGTAGTTTGAATCCACTCCTGCAGTTGTTCATCAGATGTGCTGGGGGGTCGGCAAAGGCCCTTAATGCTAATGTCTCGGGATAAATGGGTCCCGTCTTGGTGCTTCTTGAAATTAAATCAATCTGTGGGCAGTGCACGGGAAACGTAGGGACTTTTTGAAAAGCGATGTGATACCAAAAAGAATTTGGGTACTTGGATTTCCCTCTTAAATTGATCAAATTCCAAAAAAgtactaaaaatgtaaaagatacTTGAAGTAAGAACTGTCCATTCAGTCGATCAGCCCTCCTAGGGATTCCTACCAAATAGACCAGGACTTTGAGATGTTAAAACTGCTCTGAACTGGAGctgggaagaaactcagttgaAGCAGGAATGAGCCAGTTCAAAGGGTTACTGTTTCAAGTATCAGATCCTTCTTATCACCCACATGAAGAAGCCTAAGCCAGCTTCTCATTCtgtcttttacaaagacggaaCATTTTCAGCCCTCAGTGAGATAACACCGGTAGAGAAAGAAACTCACTTTTCTCATCCAAATTTAACACTAGGTGCACAAGAAGTTCATCGAAAGATTTCTCGCAGGATGAACTACAATACCTGACCTTGACGGGTCTCGGAACCTCAGCAAGGCTGAGCCTGGGCAGTActggggtgggagacctccaaggaaaaccaggttacAGCTGTAAGCAGGACCAGACTCTCTAAACCAATATCCCAGTAAGGTGACTTGGgatactgtgctgtaggagTTGCCAGGCTTCAGGTGAAACATTCACTTCTCGGGCTTTAAAGATCCTAAGGCACTGTTCACAAAAGTAGGGCTGTTTAACACCAGAATTTTGACTTAATTGCATTCTGGTTTTGTACAATCTGTCCAACATCCCTTAAATCAgttggtgaagcaatttctcactaaATTGTACTACTGACTCTCTGTTTCTGTCTGCATCTATATCTGCTTACAGGCCTCCTTGCCAGCTATTTGTTTTTCCAGTCCACAGAAATTCATGCCATCGAAGGCCAGTCATGTACAATTCAGTGTGTATTCAGATTCCCCATGGAAAATTACTCAAACATAGTCGGGAAGTGGTACAAAGAGGATATGAAGAGCAAAAATGCCACTGAAGGCAACATAATGATATCCTGTTCCCATCCACAAAGAAACCTGATTGTATGCAACTTCACCCTACACAAGCCTAGACTCACTCTGAAGGATTCTGGGAAGTATCACTGTGAGCTCATGATGCCGTCTCCAACAACTCCAAGGAAAGGCAGAGGAAATTGGACGACACTCGTGGTCTATGGTAAAGTACACCCTTCTGTACACTGGCTTTGTATCTTTCATTGCACTTTGCCTAAAACTCTGGTTTGAAAAGGCTTTTTCAATTTTTGGCGAATAGACAAAGGAACAAATTCCGCATCATTCTTGTCCCTGTAACAAGATGTCTTTATCTTAAGATGTCCATAGCACCAGAGGAGGACAGGCCCTGAATGTTTTATGCCCGATTTTGTACAGAGCCTGCCAAAATCAGAGCTCTCAATCAAACCAAAGTGGATGTGATCGCAGGAAGAGAGGACTTCCTCTACTGCCAAGTCAGCGGTGATTACCTTGGGGGCATTAGCGTCGTCTGGCAGCGCCAAGGCTCGCCGGTGACCCAGGATGTGACAAACAGTCCCATTGAAAGGAACCAGGACAGAGGGGTCTCCATGACCAGCCGACTACAGATCTCCCCACGAGCCGAAGACATAGAGATGAACTACACATGTGCGGTCAGCTACAGCATGCAGCCCAGCCCCATATCCACAGCCTTTCAGCTGAGTGTGAAATGTAAGACTTGCGCACTGTACATGACCTAAAACGTCTTTGGAAATTATACAACATGCCTGACAGATGCCTGAATGTTCAGAGTAGCAGAGGAGGTACAATATCAGTACCAACCTTGCTGGCCTGCAGAAGAACTCTGTATTCTAAATTATCAAAAAGGAACCAAAATGAGCCACTGGGTGACCAGGTGACAGGTAAGCAAAAGGGCTGGTTTCCGAATCTGATATTCTGAACAAGCAAAAAATGAGACAGTTCTTCTTTTACATGCAACACTTCCAGTCAGGCTTATAGACAGGGCTTTTTCTCATTTCATAAACGTCATACTTCGTGTCTGAACAGGCAAGGAATGAACCCGTTGAGAGATGATTGTGAGGCTGGGAGTTTTGCTATTTGCTCTGCCGCTTCAGGCAGTCCGCGGCCTGTTTCTGTCTGCTTCTTGATAACCCATCCCCTTGATTCTCGTGAGGGAAAGCATGGTCCTAGACGATTTCTTTTCTTGTCTGTGCCGCTGTAGATTCTCCCACCAACCAGACAGTCCTCCACCGCTCCTCTGACCAGGACCTACCCAGGGTCCTTTCCAGGAATGAGCTCCAAGCCCCTCCTGGTTCCTTCCTGGAACTGCTGTGTGAGGTGGAGAGCCGGCCTGCTTCCCTAGTCCAGTGGTACCATCCCAGCGGCGCCAAGCTGGCAGATGGATCCAACAGTGCCAACCTGATGCTCCACCCAGTACGGGCCGGGGATGAGGGGCCGTACCGCTGCACAGCAAACAACTCCTACGGTTCGCGCCAGCTGGAAATTTACGTTTCCACTCGCTCGTCTGGCAGCTCGAAAGGTACAGGGATAAAAATGCCGTTTCTAGTCAGGTCCCTCTCGCGCTCAGGGTGGCCCCGGTTGAAGGTGAGCTGCTCTGAGCTGCTAGTTTTGGGGGGGatctctcttcctcctgcaCAGCCAATCTGTTTGAATTTGTCTATTATCTGGTGCTGCCATCAGACCAGTGTGTACAACAGGCAATTTACTCTTCGGTTTATTCtggaatttcttgaaaaaaaacttaattgtGAATTTTGGCCTCCTTCTTTGAGCTCATAGCCACTATCCTGTACCATCCCCCCCGCCCAATCACTGCAATTTAAGAGGTCAGCTGCTTTCCACTTGTAAAAGAGAAAAGGATAACACCATATtcactgtttttaatttcttccagTCAGATGGGTCACATACCCCCTGTTCGTGTTTATTGTGTCCAGTCTGCTGCTCTACAGAAAACACACTGAAGGTAAGGGGGTGATGGCTGGCAAATGTGTTAGTTGGCGTCGTCGTCTACAGGGCCGCTGATGGAGCGTCGGTTGCGTGAAAGATACCTCGGTTTTCAAAGTTAACGGAAATAAAAGATGGGGGAAACTGAAACTAAACTTGTAATAAAACTTGTCAATTTCTCCCCCCCTTCTCTACAGACCTTCACCGTCTTAGTTGCTGTGT
This DNA window, taken from Lepisosteus oculatus isolate fLepOcu1 chromosome 23, fLepOcu1.hap2, whole genome shotgun sequence, encodes the following:
- the LOC107075644 gene encoding sialic acid-binding Ig-like lectin 12 → MILAIVLVLVLHGSGLLASYLFFQSTEIHAIEGQSCTIQCVFRFPMENYSNIVGKWYKEDMKSKNATEGNIMISCSHPQRNLIVCNFTLHKPRLTLKDSGKYHCELMMPSPTTPRKGRGNWTTLVVYEPAKIRALNQTKVDVIAGREDFLYCQVSGDYLGGISVVWQRQGSPVTQDVTNSPIERNQDRGVSMTSRLQISPRAEDIEMNYTCAVSYSMQPSPISTAFQLSVKYSPTNQTVLHRSSDQDLPRVLSRNELQAPPGSFLELLCEVESRPASLVQWYHPSGAKLADGSNSANLMLHPVRAGDEGPYRCTANNSYGSRQLEIYVSTRSSGSSKVRWVTYPLFVFIVSSLLLYRKHTEDLHRLSCCVPKPQCTEDMASLPQHKLTGEAP